A region from the Hypericibacter adhaerens genome encodes:
- a CDS encoding type II secretion system F family protein → MSPSIEDYLPTGVTIEDVITMMAGASTFLVVVAVWHAFLRREIGGRRLRELAQRRQALRHDYLHGTRKRESMLSTGGMRQVVDRLKLLRTSKSEAMQRKLAQAGWRSSDALVRFLFAKLVMPFLFGGISLFLFQIMHLYHLPTMTRLAVIMGSVVVGALLPDIIVKNTILKRADKIRKGLPDALDLMVICAEAGLSLDASLKRVSEEFGRSCPELADELAITSLELGFLPDRRQALINLAQRTESKGIRGLVNNLLQSDKYGTPLAQSLRVLSAEFREERMMRAEEKAARLPALMTVPMIVFILPPLFIVLIGPAILRVIDALSHM, encoded by the coding sequence ATGAGCCCCTCAATCGAAGATTATCTGCCGACCGGGGTCACGATCGAGGACGTCATCACCATGATGGCGGGGGCCTCGACCTTCCTCGTCGTGGTCGCGGTCTGGCACGCCTTCCTGCGGCGCGAGATCGGCGGCCGGCGCCTGCGCGAGCTGGCCCAGCGGCGCCAGGCGCTGCGCCACGACTATCTGCACGGTACCCGCAAGCGCGAGAGCATGCTCAGCACCGGCGGCATGCGCCAGGTCGTCGACCGCCTGAAGCTCCTGCGCACGAGCAAGAGCGAGGCGATGCAGCGCAAGCTGGCCCAGGCCGGCTGGCGCTCCTCGGACGCGCTGGTGCGCTTCCTGTTCGCCAAGCTGGTGATGCCGTTCCTGTTCGGCGGCATCTCGCTGTTCCTGTTCCAGATCATGCATCTCTATCACCTGCCGACCATGACGCGCCTCGCCGTCATCATGGGCAGCGTGGTGGTGGGGGCGCTCCTGCCCGACATCATCGTGAAGAACACGATCCTCAAGCGGGCCGACAAGATCCGCAAAGGCCTGCCCGACGCGCTGGACCTGATGGTGATCTGCGCCGAAGCCGGCCTCAGCCTGGACGCCTCGCTCAAGCGCGTGTCGGAGGAATTCGGCCGCTCCTGCCCGGAGCTCGCCGACGAGCTGGCAATCACCTCGCTCGAGCTGGGCTTCCTGCCCGACCGCCGTCAGGCCCTGATCAACCTGGCACAGCGCACCGAATCAAAGGGCATCCGCGGCCTGGTGAACAACCTGCTGCAGTCGGACAAATACGGCACGCCCCTGGCGCAGTCGCTGCGCGTGCTGTCGGCGGAGTTCCGCGAGGAACGCATGATGCGCGCCGAAGAGAAGGCGGCGCGCCTCCCCGCCCTGATGACGGTCCCGATGATCGTCTTCATTCTGCCGCCGCTGTTCATCGTCCTGATCGGCCCGGCCATTCTCCGGGTGATCGACGCGCTCAGCCATATGTGA
- a CDS encoding CpaF family protein, producing MAPDGARDRAAPIAGGTELIARIAEELHPVVERFFAGRDVLSLSRQSLSIEVGQAVTTVLDGRKIPLNLLERRNLIAQLVSNLIANAEEKAGISGVVSSSAEPAAADPGSPAATELPPSAEAAAPDAAPPPPAAPAPVIPTPVMAPRKAPAARAHIEVAKDQIQALVVERIDLAAAVKLERGELGRQIAQIAQEVLAEQKIRLNQREQRDLTELLLDDMLGLGPLEPLLADETVTDIMVNGPNQVYVERGGKLVVTDVKFRNNQHVMNVATRIVSQVGRRVDESVPLCDARLMDGSRVNIIIPPLAIDGPSISIRKFSKKGITLDVMARQRNISDALATVLKIASRSKLNILISGGTGSGKTTLLNAMSQMIDNGDRIVTIEDAAELQLQQPHVVRLETRPANLEGEGEITMRDLVKNALRMRPDRIILGEVRGSEAVDMLQAMNTGHEGSMSTIHANRPREALTRLENMVGMAGINLPAKAVRTQVAAAIDIIVQISRMRDGMRRVTHVVEVVGMEGDVIITQDLFTYEFEGEDADGKLRGQFKSSGLRPHFTPKAAYFGLDRALLEVI from the coding sequence ATGGCTCCCGATGGCGCTCGTGACCGCGCCGCCCCGATTGCCGGCGGCACCGAGCTGATCGCGCGCATCGCGGAAGAGCTGCATCCGGTCGTGGAGCGGTTCTTCGCGGGGCGCGACGTGCTCTCCTTGTCGCGCCAGAGCCTGTCGATCGAGGTCGGCCAGGCGGTCACGACGGTGCTCGACGGGCGCAAGATCCCGCTGAACCTGCTCGAGCGGCGCAACCTGATCGCCCAGCTCGTCAGCAACCTGATCGCGAACGCCGAGGAAAAGGCCGGAATCTCGGGGGTCGTCAGCAGCTCTGCCGAGCCGGCCGCCGCCGATCCCGGCTCGCCCGCCGCCACGGAGCTTCCGCCTTCCGCCGAAGCAGCGGCCCCGGACGCGGCGCCTCCCCCGCCGGCGGCACCGGCGCCCGTGATTCCGACCCCGGTCATGGCGCCGCGCAAGGCGCCGGCCGCACGCGCCCATATCGAGGTCGCCAAGGACCAGATCCAGGCGCTCGTGGTCGAGCGCATCGACCTCGCCGCGGCGGTGAAGCTCGAACGCGGCGAGCTCGGCCGGCAGATCGCGCAGATCGCCCAGGAGGTCCTGGCCGAGCAGAAGATCCGCCTCAATCAGCGCGAGCAGCGGGACCTGACCGAGCTGCTGCTCGACGACATGCTGGGGCTGGGTCCGCTCGAGCCGCTGCTGGCCGACGAGACCGTGACCGACATCATGGTCAACGGCCCGAACCAGGTCTATGTGGAGCGCGGCGGCAAGCTCGTCGTCACCGACGTCAAGTTCCGCAACAACCAGCATGTGATGAACGTCGCGACCCGCATCGTGTCGCAGGTCGGCCGGCGCGTCGACGAATCCGTGCCGCTCTGCGACGCGCGCCTGATGGACGGCAGTCGCGTCAACATCATCATTCCGCCGCTCGCGATCGACGGGCCCAGCATCTCGATCCGCAAATTCTCCAAGAAGGGCATCACGCTCGACGTGATGGCCCGGCAGCGCAACATCTCGGACGCGCTGGCCACGGTCCTCAAGATCGCGTCGCGCTCCAAGCTCAACATCCTGATCTCGGGCGGCACGGGCTCGGGCAAGACCACGCTGCTCAACGCCATGTCGCAGATGATCGACAATGGCGACCGCATCGTCACCATCGAGGACGCGGCCGAGCTCCAGCTGCAGCAGCCCCATGTGGTGCGCCTCGAGACGCGCCCCGCCAACCTCGAGGGCGAAGGCGAGATCACCATGCGCGATCTCGTCAAGAACGCCCTGCGAATGCGCCCCGACCGCATCATCCTGGGCGAGGTGCGCGGCTCCGAGGCGGTGGACATGCTCCAGGCCATGAACACCGGCCATGAAGGCTCGATGTCCACCATCCACGCCAACCGGCCGCGCGAGGCCCTGACCCGCCTCGAGAACATGGTGGGCATGGCCGGCATCAACCTGCCGGCCAAGGCGGTGCGCACCCAGGTCGCGGCCGCGATCGACATCATCGTCCAGATCAGCCGCATGCGCGACGGCATGCGCCGCGTCACCCATGTCGTCGAGGTGGTCGGCATGGAAGGCGACGTCATCATCACCCAGGACCTCTTCACCTACGAGTTCGAGGGGGAGGATGCCGACGGCAAGCTGCGGGGCCAGTTCAAGTCCTCGGGCCTGCGGCCGCATTTCACGCCCAAGGCCGCCTATTTCGGGCTGGATCGGGCGCTGTTGGAGGTCATATGA
- a CDS encoding P-loop NTPase → MLKLAKRSKKDDAAKAASAPKKAGAQRMDCVAFVADNQTHGVASGVAKQLFGKSQVRDGGSREALEYLTDNAAPALLIVDITDAPKPLNALLPIVAAFMDDTKVIAVGNVNDVQFYHEVIEAGVADYMVKPITEKALTATINRITQPTAASGSGDNRRIVTVIGSRGGVGASLIAVNCAWLMAQEQNRQTTLLDLDLQNGTIALALDIEPTRGLREALEHPNRIDSLFISSASVKVGERLHVMAAEESVEEDVHYDAAGVTLLLDAIKRQSECIVIDLPRSAIKARPRALSAATDIVLVTDLTLAGLRDAIRINAQIQQLASNAKLTIVANRCAHKDASLARSEFERALGHKVDLLLPEDSKAAQQAASAGKPLIVAVPSSKTAAALRQLASRVGQVSTEKRRWSLWRRRQE, encoded by the coding sequence ATGCTGAAGCTCGCCAAACGCTCCAAGAAGGACGACGCGGCCAAGGCCGCTTCCGCCCCCAAGAAGGCGGGGGCGCAGCGCATGGATTGCGTCGCGTTCGTCGCCGACAACCAGACCCACGGCGTCGCCAGCGGCGTCGCCAAGCAGCTCTTCGGCAAGTCGCAGGTCCGCGACGGCGGCAGCCGCGAGGCGCTGGAATACCTGACCGACAACGCCGCGCCCGCCCTGCTGATCGTCGACATCACCGACGCGCCCAAGCCGCTCAACGCGCTGCTGCCGATCGTCGCCGCCTTCATGGACGACACCAAGGTCATCGCGGTCGGCAACGTCAACGATGTCCAATTCTATCACGAGGTGATCGAAGCCGGCGTCGCCGACTACATGGTCAAGCCGATCACGGAAAAGGCGCTGACCGCGACGATCAACCGGATCACCCAGCCCACCGCCGCCTCCGGATCGGGCGACAACCGGCGGATCGTCACGGTCATCGGTTCGCGCGGCGGCGTGGGCGCCAGCCTGATCGCGGTCAATTGCGCCTGGCTGATGGCGCAGGAACAGAACCGCCAGACCACCCTGCTGGATCTCGACCTGCAGAACGGCACCATCGCGCTCGCCCTCGATATCGAGCCGACGCGCGGCCTGCGCGAGGCGCTCGAGCACCCGAACCGCATCGACAGCCTCTTCATCAGCAGCGCCTCGGTCAAGGTCGGCGAACGGCTCCATGTGATGGCGGCCGAGGAATCGGTCGAGGAGGATGTCCATTACGACGCCGCCGGCGTCACCCTCCTGCTCGACGCGATCAAGCGCCAGTCCGAGTGCATCGTGATCGACCTGCCGCGCAGCGCCATCAAGGCGCGGCCGCGCGCGCTGAGCGCCGCGACCGACATCGTCCTGGTCACCGACCTGACGCTGGCGGGCCTGCGCGACGCGATCCGCATCAATGCCCAGATCCAGCAGCTCGCGAGCAACGCCAAGCTCACCATCGTCGCCAACCGCTGCGCCCACAAGGATGCCTCGCTCGCGCGCTCGGAATTCGAGCGGGCGCTGGGCCACAAGGTCGATCTTCTCCTGCCCGAGGATTCCAAGGCCGCGCAGCAGGCCGCCAGCGCCGGCAAGCCGCTCATCGTTGCCGTGCCGTCGAGCAAAACAGCCGCCGCGCTGCGCCAGCTGGCGTCTCGCGTCGGACAGGTTTCCACGGAAAAGCGGCGATGGAGCTTGTGGCGCCGCCGCCAGGAGTAG
- the cpaB gene encoding Flp pilus assembly protein CpaB, with product MSARSLMLFIAALLIAGTAVYITRGVLEARKPAEQPAVTQAAPAPPPAADTSILVAAANLPTGTLLKPEHLKWQAWPQNAITPAFFAQTSAKIEDFVGAVVRRGVAAGEPIQATAVVKPGERGFLAAVLKPGMRAISIGVGDVTGIAGMMLPGDRVDMLLTHDLPGDDNSEGSKETRHATETVLENIRILAIDQTLDDIKGQPVSGKVATLEVTPKQAEMIAVVVELGRVQFSLRSLAKDQPEDSPAIAANPAAADTVGTKSDDEVLAGGPGDDSVSTGGATKPAPAVLPEPVEEDSPPTRGETYTFDSEVSRLLGRKSTVKVQVVQGSTVQQMTFDR from the coding sequence ATGTCCGCACGCAGCCTGATGCTGTTCATCGCGGCCCTGCTGATCGCCGGCACGGCCGTCTACATCACCCGCGGCGTGCTCGAGGCCCGCAAGCCCGCGGAGCAGCCGGCCGTGACCCAGGCCGCGCCCGCCCCGCCGCCGGCCGCCGATACCTCCATCCTGGTGGCCGCCGCCAATCTGCCGACGGGCACGCTGCTGAAGCCCGAGCATCTGAAGTGGCAGGCCTGGCCGCAGAACGCCATCACGCCGGCCTTCTTCGCCCAGACCAGCGCCAAGATCGAGGATTTCGTCGGTGCCGTGGTGCGCCGCGGCGTGGCCGCCGGCGAACCGATCCAGGCGACCGCCGTGGTGAAGCCCGGAGAGCGCGGCTTCCTCGCCGCGGTGCTCAAGCCCGGCATGCGCGCCATCTCGATCGGCGTGGGCGACGTCACCGGCATCGCCGGCATGATGCTTCCGGGCGATCGCGTCGACATGCTGCTGACCCACGACCTGCCCGGCGACGACAACAGCGAGGGCAGCAAAGAGACCCGCCACGCCACCGAGACGGTGCTCGAGAATATCCGGATCCTCGCCATCGACCAGACCCTGGACGACATCAAGGGCCAGCCTGTCTCGGGCAAGGTCGCGACGCTCGAGGTCACGCCGAAGCAGGCCGAGATGATCGCGGTCGTGGTGGAGCTCGGGCGCGTGCAGTTCAGCCTGCGCAGCCTGGCCAAGGATCAGCCCGAGGACAGCCCCGCCATCGCCGCCAATCCGGCGGCCGCCGATACGGTCGGCACGAAGAGCGACGACGAGGTCCTGGCCGGCGGCCCGGGCGATGACAGCGTCTCCACGGGCGGCGCGACGAAGCCCGCCCCCGCGGTGCTGCCGGAGCCGGTGGAAGAGGATTCCCCGCCCACGCGCGGCGAGACCTACACCTTCGACAGCGAAGTCAGCCGGCTGCTGGGCCGCAAATCCACCGTCAAGGTCCAGGTGGTGCAGGGCAGCACCGTTCAGCAAATGACCTTCGACCGATGA
- a CDS encoding A24 family peptidase, translated as MLSPVVHLLIIACFAGLLLFAAAQDLLWLKLPNRLSLAILLLYPGHVLVSPVPVEWQSALILAAFVLAGGIFCFFMGWAGGGDAKLFTVVSLWAGPGLFPLFLLLTGVAGGVIAAVLLARRHLAPRFAPRWAIAHGIGAHAAVPSGGATTADPAARRLERMSLPYGVAIAFGGLAVAVSLLMQG; from the coding sequence ATGCTGAGCCCGGTCGTCCACCTGCTCATCATCGCCTGCTTTGCGGGGCTGCTGCTGTTCGCGGCGGCGCAGGACTTGCTGTGGCTGAAGCTTCCGAACCGGCTGAGCCTGGCCATCCTGCTGCTCTATCCCGGCCATGTCCTCGTCTCGCCGGTGCCGGTGGAGTGGCAGTCCGCGCTCATTCTCGCCGCCTTCGTGCTGGCGGGCGGCATCTTCTGCTTCTTCATGGGCTGGGCCGGCGGCGGCGATGCCAAGCTCTTCACGGTGGTCTCGCTCTGGGCAGGACCCGGGCTGTTTCCGCTGTTCCTGCTGCTGACCGGCGTCGCCGGCGGCGTCATCGCCGCGGTTCTGCTGGCCCGGCGTCATCTGGCACCGCGTTTCGCGCCGCGATGGGCCATCGCCCACGGGATCGGCGCCCACGCGGCCGTGCCCTCGGGCGGCGCCACGACCGCGGATCCGGCGGCCCGGCGCCTGGAACGGATGAGCCTGCCCTATGGCGTGGCCATCGCCTTCGGCGGCCTCGCGGTCGCCGTCTCCCTTTTGATGCAAGGCTGA
- a CDS encoding type II secretion system F family protein codes for MTGPIQLSQLLMAAGVLGVLSLGLVIVALFSGAKDRRQRQRRLKRAQGVTAKMQEQEALSVRRDASEPLPFFDRLARAVLPNPTKIRQRLARSGKNISLGQYALACLVVGVLSGGGIKLGLGWPGLACLLIGVTLGLLLPHVYVGFLGRRRLNQFNAYFSEAIDLIVRGLRSGLPVTESIKAVGREIADPVGVEFRLIADSITFGMTLQEALWAAAARIDIPEYRFFAITLGIQQETGGNLAETLDNLSQVLRRRRQMKLKIKALSSEAKASAYIIGSLPFIMFGIIMAENHKYAITLFVDPRGWVMLAFGFACYGLGIGIMWKMVKFEI; via the coding sequence ATGACCGGCCCCATCCAGCTGTCCCAGCTCCTGATGGCCGCCGGCGTGCTGGGCGTGCTCTCGCTCGGTCTCGTGATCGTCGCCCTCTTCTCCGGCGCCAAGGACCGCCGCCAGCGGCAGCGCCGGCTCAAGCGCGCGCAAGGCGTCACCGCGAAGATGCAGGAACAGGAGGCGCTCTCGGTCCGCCGCGACGCCAGCGAGCCCCTGCCCTTCTTCGACCGCCTCGCGCGCGCGGTGCTGCCCAACCCGACCAAGATCCGCCAGCGCCTGGCGCGCAGCGGCAAGAACATCTCGCTGGGCCAGTATGCGCTCGCCTGCCTCGTGGTCGGCGTTCTCTCCGGCGGCGGCATCAAGCTGGGGCTGGGCTGGCCGGGCCTCGCCTGCCTTCTCATCGGCGTGACGCTGGGCCTGCTCCTGCCGCATGTCTATGTCGGGTTCCTCGGCCGGCGCCGGCTCAACCAGTTCAACGCCTATTTCTCCGAGGCGATCGACCTCATCGTGCGCGGCCTGCGCTCGGGCCTGCCGGTCACCGAATCCATCAAGGCGGTCGGCCGCGAGATCGCCGATCCGGTCGGCGTCGAGTTCCGCCTGATCGCCGATTCCATCACCTTCGGCATGACGCTCCAGGAGGCGCTGTGGGCCGCCGCCGCCCGCATCGACATTCCCGAATACCGCTTCTTCGCGATCACGCTGGGCATCCAGCAGGAGACCGGCGGCAATCTCGCCGAGACGCTGGACAACCTGTCCCAGGTGCTGCGCCGGCGCCGGCAGATGAAGCTCAAGATCAAGGCGCTCTCGTCCGAAGCGAAGGCCAGCGCCTACATCATCGGTTCGCTGCCCTTCATCATGTTCGGCATCATCATGGCCGAGAACCATAAATACGCGATCACGCTGTTCGTCGACCCGCGCGGCTGGGTGATGCTGGCCTTCGGCTTCGCCTGCTATGGGCTCGGCATCGGCATCATGTGGAAGATGGTGAAGTTCGAGATATGA
- a CDS encoding CpaD family pilus assembly lipoprotein has protein sequence MNRAALALFAALALFPALQGCEEQQQDRYLTLATWKQATPAAEPRVQTVALTHAVNFAPRSAALAGAEKTSLLDFLERQNISSGTRIMVRPNAPEGTDAGLLADRMGEVRRVLAARGLVVDLSPPQQGGNPDQLAVVALKSQVVPIACPGYNAPIQLDHELRPNLNPGCANAIDLGLMLENPNDLAQGRDLPPADSEGQSLSIQRYRTGQTYAPVTQSTTD, from the coding sequence ATGAACCGCGCCGCGCTCGCCCTCTTCGCCGCGCTCGCCCTCTTCCCCGCCCTCCAGGGCTGCGAGGAGCAGCAGCAGGATCGCTATCTCACGCTCGCGACCTGGAAGCAGGCCACGCCCGCGGCCGAACCGCGGGTCCAGACCGTGGCCCTGACCCACGCCGTCAATTTCGCGCCGCGCTCGGCGGCCCTCGCCGGCGCCGAGAAGACCTCGCTCCTCGATTTCCTGGAGCGCCAGAACATCAGCTCGGGGACGCGGATCATGGTCAGGCCGAACGCGCCCGAAGGCACCGATGCGGGGCTGCTCGCGGATCGCATGGGCGAGGTGCGCCGCGTGCTGGCGGCGCGCGGCCTCGTCGTCGATCTGTCGCCGCCCCAGCAGGGCGGCAATCCCGACCAGCTCGCGGTGGTCGCCCTGAAGTCGCAGGTCGTTCCCATCGCCTGCCCGGGCTACAACGCGCCCATCCAGCTCGATCACGAGCTCCGGCCCAATCTCAACCCGGGCTGCGCAAACGCGATCGATCTCGGCCTGATGCTCGAGAATCCGAACGATCTGGCGCAGGGCCGCGACTTGCCGCCCGCCGACAGCGAAGGCCAGTCGCTCTCCATCCAGCGCTACCGCACCGGCCAGACCTACGCGCCGGTGACGCAGAGCACCACCGACTAG
- a CDS encoding type II and III secretion system protein family protein — protein MMRLSLQRLVCGLVILAAFAVGAILPASAQEQITATGEKIQIERGEGTLLRVSQPAASVFVANPEIADVAVKSPRLIYVIGKKSGETTLYVVDENEKVLLSSTVVVSHNLSRLTEELRRVVPNGDVTPHSVDAGIVLDGAVATAAEAEDARRLTTRFLGEGEEVIDHLAITAANQVSLRVRVAEVSRSVVKQLGIDWNMAVTAGGFAFGFVTPGFASTLLGAATTTQTGTAFSGSYSGGPVDLNGLIDALSTEGLVSVLAEPNLTALSGETASFLAGGEFPIPVAQDSNAGSSTITVEFKKFGVSLAFTPTLLGDRRISLRVAPEVSALTNDGAVKLGDFVIPALTTRRAETTVELASGQSFAIAGLIQNNQRLDADKVPGLGDIPILGDLFKSDKFQRQESELVILVTPYIVQPVSAPRLAAPTDATTGAEGSQKLAYGSGAGAAADDQPTANGAAVPAVGANGPVGFVVQ, from the coding sequence ATGATGCGCCTCTCCCTGCAACGGCTGGTCTGCGGCCTGGTGATCCTGGCCGCTTTCGCCGTCGGCGCGATCCTGCCGGCATCGGCGCAAGAGCAGATCACCGCCACCGGCGAGAAGATCCAGATCGAGCGCGGCGAAGGCACCCTGCTGCGGGTCAGCCAGCCCGCGGCCTCCGTCTTCGTCGCCAATCCCGAGATCGCCGACGTGGCCGTCAAATCGCCGCGGCTGATCTATGTCATCGGCAAGAAGTCGGGCGAGACCACGCTCTATGTCGTCGACGAGAACGAGAAGGTCCTGCTCAGCTCGACGGTCGTGGTCTCTCACAACCTGTCGCGCCTGACCGAGGAGCTGCGCCGCGTCGTGCCGAACGGCGACGTCACCCCCCATTCCGTCGATGCCGGCATCGTGCTGGACGGCGCGGTCGCGACCGCCGCCGAGGCCGAGGACGCCCGCCGCCTGACGACGCGTTTCCTCGGCGAAGGCGAAGAGGTGATCGACCATCTCGCCATCACCGCGGCCAACCAGGTCAGCCTCCGGGTCCGCGTCGCCGAGGTTTCGCGCAGCGTCGTCAAGCAGCTCGGCATCGACTGGAACATGGCCGTCACCGCCGGCGGCTTCGCCTTCGGCTTTGTCACGCCCGGATTCGCCAGCACCTTGCTGGGCGCGGCCACCACGACCCAGACCGGCACGGCCTTCTCGGGTTCCTACAGCGGCGGCCCGGTCGACCTGAACGGCCTTATCGACGCGCTCTCGACCGAGGGCCTGGTCTCGGTCCTGGCCGAGCCGAACCTGACGGCGCTCTCGGGCGAGACCGCCAGCTTCCTCGCCGGCGGCGAGTTCCCGATCCCGGTCGCGCAGGACTCGAACGCGGGCTCGAGCACCATCACGGTCGAGTTCAAGAAATTCGGCGTCAGCCTCGCTTTCACCCCGACCCTGCTGGGCGATCGCCGCATCAGCCTGCGCGTGGCGCCCGAGGTCAGCGCCCTGACCAATGATGGCGCGGTCAAGCTCGGCGATTTCGTCATCCCGGCGCTCACGACCCGCCGCGCCGAGACCACCGTCGAGCTCGCCAGCGGGCAAAGCTTCGCGATCGCCGGCCTGATCCAGAACAACCAGCGCCTCGATGCCGACAAGGTGCCGGGGCTGGGCGACATCCCGATCCTCGGCGACCTCTTCAAGTCCGACAAGTTCCAGCGCCAGGAGAGCGAGCTCGTGATCCTGGTGACGCCCTATATCGTGCAGCCGGTCTCGGCACCTCGCCTGGCCGCGCCGACCGACGCCACCACCGGCGCCGAAGGCAGCCAGAAGCTCGCCTATGGCTCGGGTGCCGGCGCCGCCGCGGACGACCAGCCGACCGCCAACGGCGCGGCCGTGCCGGCCGTCGGCGCCAACGGCCCTGTCGGTTTCGTCGTCCAATGA